A DNA window from Porphyromonas gingivalis ATCC 33277 contains the following coding sequences:
- a CDS encoding phosphoethanolamine transferase — MIDLFSKLRNSDCSLRQNASNTYVHRLLSRSYLLFFLAFLQLIVNESYRRVLVSWNMEVRFADILIAPIVWSLVVYLLLAAIPSRRLYRGIMWPVILIATLMYVVEMYLLRCYGTVFIPYIATAFLATTSAEASAFWREAFSWSDIGHVAGWYAIVWLVSLTLGRLLHLLPSRPKFLFPLLLLFLSPILYAAVWHYPKALDQLSEDRGYAFSYPTAAPCERLVWSISQSLMEGKEINALFDRINSSTKRDMVTKVSPKAPHTVVLVLGESARPDYMHSYGYPLENTPRLDSLLASGAAVQFDDVVSAKPNTQGSIAAMMSIGESRAGGKWYDDPMLIPLLRSAGYYTFWLSAQEKLGFAVQNVTAIAKLSDSTLFVFRGMDDVVLPNLMQRAEYQNLFEVVHLSGSHVSYQDRYPSEFGKFTSENLPSHHDESKDAVVAHYVNSLYYTDYILGEIERKYANEDAIIIYLSDHGQVLYDAPNNPNLVGHSFSQQGVSIPLFIYLSPSMRAKYPELIPRLQSIRSRRIMTDVLPYAIMGLLGIESPLYNPELDFWGTGYDEHRPRVIYTDDSSLVID, encoded by the coding sequence ATGATCGACCTTTTTTCAAAATTACGCAACTCGGATTGCAGTCTTCGGCAGAATGCCTCTAACACCTATGTCCACCGCCTGCTGAGCCGCAGCTATCTGCTGTTTTTCCTGGCCTTTTTACAGCTTATTGTCAATGAATCCTATCGCCGAGTATTGGTCTCTTGGAATATGGAGGTTCGATTTGCGGATATTCTGATTGCCCCGATTGTTTGGAGCTTGGTCGTTTATTTATTACTTGCAGCCATCCCGAGCCGTCGGTTATATCGAGGCATTATGTGGCCCGTGATCCTGATCGCAACGCTTATGTACGTAGTAGAGATGTACCTGCTCAGGTGCTACGGGACTGTTTTTATCCCCTATATAGCTACTGCATTTCTTGCTACTACATCAGCCGAGGCCAGTGCATTCTGGCGAGAGGCTTTCTCTTGGAGCGATATTGGTCATGTCGCAGGTTGGTATGCGATCGTTTGGCTTGTGAGTCTAACCCTCGGTCGGCTACTACATCTACTCCCAAGCAGACCTAAATTTCTCTTTCCTCTACTGCTTCTGTTTCTTAGCCCAATACTCTATGCAGCAGTTTGGCACTATCCTAAAGCTCTTGATCAGCTCTCCGAAGATAGAGGCTATGCTTTCTCCTATCCGACAGCTGCACCTTGTGAGAGGTTGGTATGGAGCATCTCGCAGAGCTTGATGGAAGGCAAAGAGATCAATGCCCTTTTCGATCGCATTAACTCCAGTACAAAGAGAGATATGGTTACCAAAGTCTCCCCTAAAGCGCCACACACGGTAGTGCTCGTTCTGGGTGAGTCAGCCCGACCTGATTATATGCATAGCTATGGTTATCCTCTGGAGAATACCCCCCGATTGGATAGTCTGCTTGCATCCGGTGCTGCTGTACAATTCGACGATGTGGTCAGTGCCAAGCCTAATACTCAAGGTTCGATTGCAGCGATGATGTCTATTGGAGAAAGCCGTGCAGGAGGAAAATGGTATGACGATCCTATGCTGATACCGCTACTCCGCTCCGCCGGTTACTATACCTTCTGGCTGAGTGCTCAGGAAAAACTGGGCTTTGCAGTGCAAAATGTCACAGCCATCGCCAAACTTTCGGACAGTACCCTTTTCGTCTTCAGAGGGATGGATGATGTGGTATTACCCAATCTCATGCAACGAGCCGAGTATCAAAATCTATTTGAGGTGGTACATCTGAGTGGCTCACATGTATCCTATCAGGATCGTTACCCCTCTGAATTCGGCAAATTCACCTCGGAAAACCTTCCCTCTCATCATGACGAATCAAAGGATGCAGTCGTGGCGCACTATGTCAATAGTCTGTACTACACGGATTATATCCTCGGCGAGATTGAGCGAAAATACGCAAATGAAGATGCGATTATCATCTACCTTTCGGATCACGGGCAGGTACTCTATGATGCACCCAACAACCCCAATCTGGTCGGCCATTCATTTAGCCAACAAGGTGTATCTATCCCTCTGTTTATCTATCTCAGTCCATCTATGAGAGCCAAATACCCGGAGCTTATCCCTCGATTGCAATCCATTAGGAGCCGACGCATCATGACCGATGTCCTGCCCTATGCTATTATGGGACTCTTAGGAATAGAATCTCCTCTCTACAATCCGGAGCTGGACTTTTGGGGCACCGGTTATGATGAACATCGCCCTCGTGTTATATACACGGATGATTCATCTTTGGTTATTGACTGA
- a CDS encoding ATP-dependent helicase, translating into MSEDYLSSLNDSQKAAVLYNDGPALVIAGAGSGKTRVLVYKLLHLIRSGYDPARLMALTFTNKAAKEMKERVASEIGPTAYRIQMGTFHSVFSRILRENAIHLGYTRDFSIYDTNDTKSLLRHVMKRMNIDDKVYRLNAVQHRISMAKNQLISPESYAANKDLSRYDIDCRMPRMAEIYSLYTILCKQNNAMDFDDLLFKINVLFRDFPDVLQTYRDRIDYLLIDEYQDTNFAQYLIARQLMGEKGKVFVVGDDAQSIYSFRGAKVENILGFSKSFPGSKLFKLEENYRSTQSIVNAANSLIAYNEGRIPKQVFSNKQVGERIRLTGCLSGYLEAYTVADSIVERRMQEYCPYSDFAILYRTNAQSRVFEEALRKHNIPFRIYGGLSFYSRKEIKDVLAYFRLIVNPNDDEALRRVINYPKRGIGDTTLSRLNEIATASSRSLWDVLSESQKGFPDLSATARRRLGEFVSLIRELQESEYESLYEQAADVVKRSGISAEIFSDKSIEGISRQENLKELLNGIEEYGTSYAEERGEKPSLGTFLNEVVLLTDQDTEGVVGDYVTLMTVHAAKGLEFKHIFIVGMEENLFPSMMNATEQGLEEERRLFYVAITRAKESCHISFAAERSRNGRTERSRPSRFLQELDDAYVERRVPQEMLGGHSQGDELPIHFSRSDAFERLPQPEPIRRRLVRVGSSPVHEERMVHQQIGDLCVDDTVAHARFGIGIIESLEGEGDNAKAEVSFQQVGRKRLLLRFAKLSKVEKDSI; encoded by the coding sequence ATGTCCGAAGATTATCTCTCATCATTGAACGACAGCCAAAAGGCTGCCGTTCTTTATAATGACGGGCCTGCCTTGGTGATAGCCGGGGCAGGCTCCGGCAAAACACGGGTACTCGTTTATAAATTGCTGCACCTGATTCGCTCCGGCTACGATCCCGCAAGGCTGATGGCACTGACCTTTACGAACAAAGCTGCCAAAGAGATGAAAGAACGTGTGGCAAGCGAGATCGGACCTACTGCTTACAGGATACAGATGGGTACATTCCATTCCGTTTTCTCTCGTATACTTAGAGAGAATGCGATACACCTCGGATATACTCGCGACTTCAGCATATACGATACGAACGATACCAAGAGCTTGCTGCGTCATGTGATGAAGCGCATGAATATCGATGATAAGGTATATCGTCTCAACGCTGTACAACATCGTATATCGATGGCTAAGAATCAGCTGATCTCTCCCGAATCGTATGCTGCCAATAAGGATCTCTCCCGATATGATATAGACTGTCGAATGCCTCGGATGGCAGAGATTTATTCTCTCTATACCATTCTGTGCAAGCAGAATAATGCCATGGATTTCGATGATCTACTTTTCAAAATCAATGTCCTTTTTCGTGATTTTCCGGATGTCTTGCAGACCTACCGTGACCGCATCGATTATTTATTGATCGACGAATATCAGGATACCAACTTTGCACAGTATTTGATTGCCAGGCAGTTGATGGGGGAGAAAGGCAAGGTATTCGTCGTGGGGGATGATGCTCAGAGTATATACAGTTTCCGTGGAGCCAAAGTGGAAAACATTCTGGGCTTTTCAAAGTCGTTCCCCGGGAGCAAACTTTTCAAACTTGAGGAGAACTATCGGAGTACACAGAGCATCGTCAATGCTGCCAATAGCTTGATTGCTTACAATGAGGGGCGAATCCCCAAGCAAGTTTTTTCGAACAAACAAGTAGGTGAGCGTATTCGCCTGACGGGTTGTCTGTCGGGGTATTTGGAGGCTTATACGGTAGCGGATTCGATCGTCGAGCGACGCATGCAAGAGTATTGTCCTTATTCCGATTTCGCCATTCTGTACCGCACTAATGCGCAGAGCCGAGTTTTCGAGGAAGCACTTCGCAAACACAATATCCCTTTTCGTATATACGGTGGGCTTTCGTTCTATTCGCGAAAAGAGATCAAGGACGTCCTGGCCTATTTTCGTCTAATCGTAAATCCCAATGATGACGAAGCACTCAGGCGTGTAATCAATTATCCCAAGCGAGGAATAGGAGATACCACTCTGTCTCGTCTTAACGAGATAGCCACGGCTTCTTCTCGTTCGTTGTGGGACGTGCTGTCCGAATCGCAGAAGGGTTTTCCCGATCTTAGTGCTACAGCCCGACGCCGTCTTGGTGAGTTCGTTTCCCTCATCCGTGAACTTCAGGAGTCCGAATACGAATCTTTGTACGAACAAGCAGCCGATGTGGTCAAACGGAGCGGGATCTCGGCAGAAATTTTTTCTGACAAAAGTATCGAGGGAATAAGTCGGCAGGAAAACCTCAAAGAATTGCTCAACGGCATTGAGGAATACGGCACTTCTTACGCCGAAGAAAGGGGAGAGAAACCCTCCTTGGGAACGTTCCTAAACGAGGTTGTACTCCTGACGGACCAAGATACCGAAGGAGTGGTCGGAGATTATGTCACCCTGATGACGGTACATGCTGCAAAGGGACTTGAGTTCAAGCATATTTTTATCGTTGGTATGGAAGAAAATCTTTTCCCTTCGATGATGAATGCTACCGAACAGGGTCTTGAGGAAGAGCGTCGTCTCTTCTATGTGGCTATCACTCGTGCCAAAGAATCCTGTCATATCAGTTTTGCTGCGGAACGCTCCCGAAACGGACGAACAGAGCGTTCGCGTCCGAGCCGCTTCTTACAAGAACTTGATGATGCATACGTTGAGCGACGTGTGCCACAAGAAATGTTAGGAGGGCACAGCCAAGGTGACGAACTTCCCATCCATTTTTCTCGGAGCGATGCTTTCGAAAGATTGCCTCAGCCGGAGCCGATTCGCAGACGGCTGGTACGCGTCGGCTCCTCTCCTGTTCATGAGGAGCGAATGGTTCATCAGCAGATAGGAGATTTGTGCGTGGACGACACAGTGGCACATGCGCGCTTCGGAATAGGAATCATCGAATCCCTCGAAGGAGAAGGCGATAATGCCAAGGCTGAGGTTTCGTTTCAGCAGGTAGGACGCAAACGTCTGTTACTTCGGTTTGCCAAGCTATCCAAAGTGGAAAAAGATTCGATCTGA
- a CDS encoding SWIM zinc finger family protein: MKEQKLSNRFCPEGMTVEEWQVGLRREFAEQNPFDVEHLDENRIWGDYLVANGRNRYRVAFRGVRSERNYCSCLDFRTNGLGTCKHIEAVTLFLQDQVPGYPWGEFDYTPEYSSIYVSYKGGRSIKMRVGREETARFEALRARFFDESGTLPPENYSFLPQICDEAKDIAASFRCYEDVFDLTQEHCRRMEWQDYLRETNPDKRVDNEYTADMPEEMRRHVYDLAYEGHGVMVGLPSDVIVREVVALADVYLRDQPGATGYVIINDPQRFILWRNAFANPALRRLPIEVMHASAFVKKVANNVPPCTFMFVEQATRLKEWRDPVSVAIKRMQIDHLYMNLETIEDLTPVQFSSVVQHIDPFILGPFYRFIRDYRPIFPLRNDGSNLPDDVRDFMFLYTSDSIREMNEMLPPIRTAEILLHGTDAEEEIDKLLRHLNRVLSNDTLREVFLKRISMIVGAS; this comes from the coding sequence ATGAAAGAACAGAAATTGTCTAATCGGTTTTGTCCGGAAGGCATGACCGTAGAAGAGTGGCAAGTAGGATTAAGAAGAGAATTTGCTGAACAGAATCCTTTCGATGTTGAACATTTGGATGAGAATCGGATATGGGGCGATTATTTGGTCGCAAACGGCCGCAACCGATACCGAGTTGCATTCCGTGGTGTTCGGAGCGAACGGAATTATTGTTCTTGTCTCGATTTTAGAACGAATGGGCTTGGAACATGCAAGCATATCGAGGCAGTAACACTCTTTCTTCAAGATCAGGTACCCGGTTATCCTTGGGGCGAATTTGACTATACGCCTGAGTATAGCTCCATCTATGTAAGCTATAAAGGCGGACGTAGCATCAAGATGCGTGTTGGACGTGAAGAAACGGCTCGCTTCGAGGCCTTGCGTGCTCGCTTTTTCGATGAATCGGGCACTTTGCCTCCTGAGAACTACAGCTTCTTACCGCAGATTTGTGATGAGGCCAAGGATATAGCTGCTTCATTCCGTTGTTATGAAGATGTATTTGATCTGACCCAGGAGCATTGTCGCAGGATGGAGTGGCAAGATTATTTACGTGAGACCAATCCTGATAAGCGTGTCGATAATGAATACACGGCCGATATGCCGGAAGAAATGCGTAGGCATGTGTACGATTTGGCATATGAAGGACATGGTGTGATGGTCGGTCTTCCTTCTGATGTAATTGTCCGCGAAGTCGTTGCTCTTGCCGATGTATATTTGCGCGATCAGCCCGGGGCTACGGGATATGTGATTATCAATGATCCCCAGCGCTTCATCCTTTGGCGCAATGCCTTTGCCAATCCTGCTCTTCGCCGTTTGCCCATTGAGGTGATGCATGCATCTGCCTTTGTCAAGAAGGTGGCTAATAATGTTCCCCCTTGTACGTTCATGTTTGTGGAGCAGGCCACTCGTTTGAAGGAGTGGCGCGATCCCGTTTCGGTGGCTATCAAGAGGATGCAGATCGACCATCTTTATATGAATCTGGAGACCATCGAAGATCTCACCCCTGTTCAGTTCTCCTCTGTGGTACAGCATATAGATCCCTTTATCTTAGGCCCGTTCTATCGCTTTATCCGAGACTATCGTCCTATCTTCCCGCTTAGAAATGATGGCTCCAATCTGCCTGATGATGTGCGCGACTTCATGTTCTTGTACACATCCGATTCGATTAGAGAAATGAACGAAATGCTTCCTCCTATCCGTACGGCAGAAATTTTGCTGCATGGTACTGATGCGGAAGAAGAGATAGACAAACTCCTGCGTCATCTTAATCGTGTTCTCTCGAATGATACGCTGCGAGAAGTATTTCTTAAAAGAATCAGTATGATTGTCGGGGCATCGTAA
- the uvrA gene encoding excinuclease ABC subunit UvrA codes for MHDTVINVKDKIARHDAVEVYGARVHNLKNIDVCIPRHSLTVITGMSGSGKSSLAFDTLFAEGQRRYIETFSAYARNFLGGGMERPDVDEIKGLSPVISIEQKTTNRNPRSTVGTVTEVYDFFRLLYARAAEAYSYAGGKKMVKYTEEQIFHLILEKYDGRKIALLAPVVRSRKGHYKELFERLRKKGYLHVRVDGEIREILHGMKLDRYKIHDVEVQIDKLCVASNQSKRIAESLALAMREGEGLVMVLDSEKNEVGRFSRMMMCPDTGISYSDPAPHNFSFNSPHGYCPRCKGLGEVNLPDMDKIIPSREKSIYEGGIEPLGKYKNNLFFWQIEALCEKYDVTIKTPLRDLPEELIEDILYGTDELLTINNKALGQSRYALSFDGVAKYILMQAEESDASATAQKWADQFLKTTTCPDCAGKRLNKEALSYRLAGKDIAEVNAMDIKTLIEWVDSLDEHLLDTQRAISIEILKEIRTRLGFLKDVGLEYLTMNRAAASLSGGESQRIRLATQIGSKLVEVLYILDEPSIGLHQRDNLRLIHSLQDLRDIGNTVVVVEHDQDMMLHADYVIDLGPRAGRHGGEVVFAGSPEEMVQANTLTADYISGRKRIEKSIGRRDGSGKTIKLFGAKGNNLQNIDVIFPLGVFICVTGVSGSGKSTLINKTLFPAISQKLYRSLQDPMPYDRIEGLEHIDKIIAVDQSPIGRTLRSNAATYTGLFTDIRALFVGLPESKARGYKPGRFSFNVKGGRCEVCKGNGYKTIEMNFLPDVFAPCEGCWGKRYNRETLEVRYKGKSIADVLDMTINKAVEFFEHVPHILSKLSVLQEVGLGYIKLGQPSSTLSGGECQRVKLSTELSKRDTGNTLYVLDEPTTGLHFEDVRVLLGILNRLIERGNTVIVIEHNLDVIRCADYLIDIGPEGGAGGGQLLYQGKMEDIIECKNSYTAQFVKAEFEKGRIDTVHMNSADNI; via the coding sequence ATGCACGATACAGTTATAAACGTAAAAGACAAGATAGCTCGACACGATGCTGTGGAAGTCTATGGAGCACGGGTGCACAATCTGAAGAATATCGATGTGTGCATTCCGCGTCATAGCCTTACAGTCATCACGGGAATGAGTGGCAGCGGAAAGTCGTCATTGGCTTTCGATACCCTTTTTGCCGAAGGACAGCGACGGTACATAGAAACTTTTTCGGCTTATGCGCGGAATTTCCTCGGTGGTGGTATGGAGCGCCCCGACGTGGACGAGATAAAAGGGCTGAGTCCGGTCATTTCCATAGAACAGAAGACGACCAATCGGAATCCGAGATCGACTGTCGGTACCGTTACAGAGGTGTACGACTTCTTTCGTTTGCTCTATGCTCGTGCTGCTGAGGCTTATTCTTATGCCGGAGGAAAGAAGATGGTGAAATACACCGAGGAGCAAATCTTCCACCTCATTTTGGAAAAGTATGATGGCCGTAAGATAGCTTTGTTAGCCCCGGTGGTTCGCTCGCGTAAGGGGCATTATAAGGAGCTATTCGAAAGGCTTCGTAAGAAAGGCTATCTGCACGTACGCGTGGATGGTGAGATTCGCGAGATTTTGCATGGGATGAAGCTTGATCGCTATAAAATACATGACGTCGAAGTGCAGATCGACAAGCTGTGCGTAGCATCGAATCAAAGCAAACGTATAGCGGAGAGCTTGGCATTGGCTATGCGTGAAGGCGAAGGGCTTGTGATGGTGTTGGATTCGGAAAAAAACGAAGTGGGACGTTTTAGTCGGATGATGATGTGTCCTGATACGGGAATTTCGTATAGCGATCCGGCTCCGCACAATTTCAGTTTCAATTCCCCTCATGGCTATTGCCCGCGCTGTAAGGGCTTGGGCGAAGTGAATCTGCCGGATATGGACAAGATCATTCCATCTCGTGAGAAGAGTATATACGAAGGTGGCATTGAGCCATTGGGCAAATACAAAAACAATCTTTTCTTTTGGCAAATAGAGGCATTGTGCGAGAAGTACGATGTGACGATCAAAACGCCTTTGCGCGATTTGCCGGAAGAGTTGATCGAGGATATCCTATATGGTACAGACGAACTACTGACCATAAACAACAAAGCTTTGGGGCAGTCGAGGTATGCTCTCAGCTTCGATGGCGTGGCTAAGTATATATTGATGCAGGCAGAAGAATCGGATGCTTCGGCTACTGCGCAGAAATGGGCAGATCAGTTTCTCAAGACTACAACTTGCCCCGACTGTGCCGGCAAGCGTCTGAACAAAGAAGCTCTGTCCTATCGTTTGGCCGGCAAGGACATTGCAGAAGTGAATGCAATGGACATCAAGACTCTTATTGAATGGGTAGATTCTCTGGATGAACATCTTTTGGATACGCAACGGGCTATTTCTATAGAAATACTGAAAGAGATACGGACACGCTTGGGGTTTCTTAAAGATGTGGGGTTGGAGTACTTGACGATGAACCGAGCTGCAGCATCCTTATCCGGAGGAGAAAGCCAGCGTATTCGTTTGGCTACGCAGATCGGGAGCAAACTGGTTGAGGTCTTGTACATATTGGATGAACCGAGTATCGGTCTTCACCAAAGGGACAATCTTCGGTTGATTCATTCGCTTCAGGATTTGCGTGATATAGGCAATACAGTGGTAGTGGTGGAGCATGATCAGGATATGATGCTGCACGCCGACTATGTAATAGACTTAGGACCACGAGCCGGCAGACATGGTGGTGAAGTGGTGTTTGCAGGTAGTCCGGAAGAGATGGTGCAGGCTAATACCCTGACTGCCGATTATATAAGTGGACGAAAGCGTATAGAAAAGTCGATCGGCAGGAGAGATGGTAGTGGGAAAACGATAAAATTATTTGGAGCCAAAGGCAATAACCTGCAGAATATAGACGTTATCTTTCCGCTGGGGGTATTTATATGTGTTACCGGGGTCTCCGGTAGTGGGAAAAGTACATTGATCAATAAGACTCTATTCCCTGCTATCAGCCAAAAGCTGTACCGCTCTTTGCAGGATCCGATGCCCTATGACCGCATAGAGGGGTTAGAGCATATAGATAAGATAATAGCCGTAGACCAAAGTCCTATCGGGCGGACGCTTAGAAGCAATGCAGCCACATATACGGGATTGTTTACCGATATTCGCGCTCTTTTTGTCGGTCTGCCCGAGAGTAAAGCTCGTGGATATAAGCCGGGGCGTTTTTCTTTCAACGTCAAAGGCGGACGCTGTGAGGTTTGTAAGGGTAATGGCTACAAGACGATCGAAATGAATTTTTTGCCCGATGTATTTGCTCCGTGTGAGGGATGCTGGGGAAAGCGATACAACAGGGAGACACTCGAAGTCCGTTACAAAGGAAAATCCATTGCGGATGTTTTGGATATGACTATCAATAAGGCTGTCGAATTTTTCGAACATGTACCTCATATTTTATCCAAGCTTTCCGTTTTACAGGAGGTCGGTTTGGGCTATATCAAACTGGGACAACCATCCTCGACTTTGTCGGGAGGAGAGTGTCAACGTGTTAAATTATCTACCGAGCTGAGTAAACGTGACACGGGAAATACACTCTATGTATTAGATGAACCGACTACGGGCTTACATTTCGAAGATGTACGCGTTTTGTTGGGGATCCTTAATCGACTGATAGAGAGAGGGAATACGGTAATAGTGATCGAACATAATTTGGATGTGATCCGCTGTGCGGATTATTTGATTGATATAGGACCGGAGGGAGGAGCAGGTGGTGGACAGTTGCTTTACCAAGGGAAAATGGAGGATATAATAGAATGCAAGAATAGTTATACAGCTCAATTTGTGAAAGCCGAATTCGAAAAAGGCCGGATTGATACTGTACACATGAATTCTGCAGACAATATATAA
- a CDS encoding T9SS C-terminal target domain-containing protein → MKGNNQLCTLLKLCLLSMLAFGTAKAQLQIVGAPSMKALDDSPNRLQVFMLHTLNPASVILRFAGAGTGKLYRYTTKAIEAEEVTTSTYSDGMWTLTAPQLNCGYFVSGDGRLPQYYWISNYADYALFISAVTGKPSETSPCISMDLAVDAAIRPIPYFQPNGIPRRLDRHVQISYPDMEWDAEARLFRPSTKEVEVEASDDERTLVVSASLADAVYTIHGDRFTKELSLPFTAVATDEILTPKVEVYAFVDKVDGGSAIGDNTPEEGDASLVSAPFTVMLAAYGNEPSAANFVWRIYRTEEGAENSVLVYNGISTEFTFRQAGIYSILLQATNRTGTCTDEVLLENYFKVAESSLIVPNAFSPYGSPGVNDVFRVKHSSLVHFDGRIFDSWGKQIFRWTNPDEGWDGKYRGKMMPTGVYYYVIEAEGADGIKYKRKGDINILRPAYEIPLGGNLPR, encoded by the coding sequence ATGAAAGGAAATAATCAGTTGTGTACACTCTTAAAGCTGTGTTTGCTCTCCATGTTAGCTTTCGGCACAGCAAAGGCACAGTTACAGATAGTCGGTGCACCGAGTATGAAAGCTCTGGATGATTCACCCAATCGCTTGCAGGTTTTTATGCTGCATACACTGAATCCCGCATCTGTCATTCTGCGTTTTGCCGGAGCAGGTACAGGAAAGTTGTATCGCTATACGACCAAAGCTATCGAAGCGGAAGAAGTGACTACATCTACATATTCGGATGGTATGTGGACACTGACCGCTCCTCAGCTCAACTGTGGTTATTTCGTGTCCGGAGATGGAAGACTGCCTCAGTACTATTGGATAAGCAACTATGCTGACTATGCCTTATTTATTTCCGCTGTTACGGGGAAACCCTCCGAGACCTCTCCCTGTATCTCGATGGACTTAGCTGTGGATGCAGCCATCCGGCCTATTCCCTATTTTCAGCCGAATGGTATACCCCGTCGCTTGGATCGACATGTGCAAATTTCCTATCCGGATATGGAATGGGATGCCGAAGCTCGCCTGTTTCGACCTTCCACCAAGGAAGTTGAGGTTGAAGCATCGGATGACGAACGAACTCTTGTGGTGTCGGCATCGTTGGCAGATGCCGTTTACACGATCCATGGCGATCGCTTTACTAAGGAGCTATCGCTGCCTTTCACTGCCGTCGCCACGGATGAAATTCTGACACCGAAAGTAGAAGTGTATGCTTTCGTGGACAAGGTGGATGGCGGGAGCGCAATAGGAGATAATACGCCCGAAGAGGGAGATGCTTCTCTCGTGTCGGCTCCTTTTACCGTGATGCTTGCTGCATACGGCAATGAGCCTTCGGCTGCCAATTTTGTCTGGCGTATCTATCGGACGGAGGAGGGGGCTGAAAACAGTGTCCTTGTCTATAATGGAATTTCTACGGAGTTTACATTCCGCCAGGCCGGCATATATAGCATTCTGCTACAGGCAACTAACAGAACGGGGACTTGTACTGATGAGGTTTTGCTGGAAAACTATTTTAAGGTGGCAGAGTCCAGTCTGATTGTGCCCAATGCTTTCAGCCCTTACGGTAGTCCTGGTGTAAACGATGTATTCCGAGTGAAGCATTCCTCTCTTGTTCATTTTGACGGGCGTATATTCGATAGCTGGGGAAAGCAGATATTTCGTTGGACCAATCCGGATGAAGGTTGGGACGGCAAGTACAGAGGCAAGATGATGCCTACGGGCGTGTACTATTATGTGATCGAGGCAGAAGGAGCGGACGGAATCAAATACAAGCGAAAAGGGGATATCAATATACTCCGACCTGCATACGAAATACCTTTGGGGGGAAACCTCCCACGATAG
- a CDS encoding ABC transporter ATP-binding protein yields the protein MIEVREVSKQFEDKKVLNNISATFETGKTNLIIGRSGAGKTVLLKCIIGLIAPTSGEVLYDGRDITVMSERELKILRREVGMLFQGSALFDSMTVMENVMFPMNMFSSDKPAVRRERAKYLLHRVGLSDARHKYPSEISGGMMKRAAIARAIALGPKYLFCDEPNSGLDPKTSLVIDDLIHSLTQEHGITTVVNTHDMNSVKTIGDKIIYIRHGSKEWEGTSATLNSSDCTSLKNFVFAKTMEY from the coding sequence ATGATCGAAGTCAGAGAAGTCAGTAAGCAGTTTGAAGACAAGAAAGTACTCAACAATATCTCGGCGACATTCGAGACGGGCAAAACCAATCTGATCATCGGACGCAGTGGAGCGGGTAAGACCGTCCTGCTGAAGTGCATCATCGGGCTTATTGCTCCTACATCGGGAGAGGTATTGTATGATGGTCGAGATATTACGGTTATGAGTGAGCGTGAGCTGAAAATTCTGCGGCGCGAAGTCGGTATGCTTTTTCAGGGTTCTGCGCTCTTCGACAGTATGACTGTCATGGAGAACGTTATGTTCCCGATGAATATGTTTTCGAGCGATAAGCCGGCAGTCCGTCGAGAGAGGGCTAAGTATCTATTGCATCGGGTGGGGCTTTCCGATGCCAGACATAAGTATCCCAGCGAAATTAGTGGCGGTATGATGAAACGGGCTGCCATTGCCCGTGCGATTGCTTTGGGGCCGAAGTATCTCTTTTGTGACGAGCCTAACTCCGGTTTGGATCCGAAGACTTCGCTCGTAATAGACGATCTTATACATAGTCTTACACAAGAGCATGGTATTACCACAGTAGTCAATACTCATGACATGAACTCCGTGAAGACAATCGGGGACAAGATCATCTACATCCGTCATGGCAGTAAGGAGTGGGAAGGAACGAGTGCTACGCTGAACTCTTCGGATTGTACGTCGCTCAAGAACTTCGTCTTTGCCAAGACAATGGAATACTGA